The Orenia marismortui DSM 5156 genome has a window encoding:
- a CDS encoding DUF3795 domain-containing protein codes for MISYCGYRCDLCSAYRKNINSKADQRDASKGLSKYYGLNIPTEEIYCYGCLNQNKDLRIIDKSCSISLCVLEQGLDNCLVCDDVCKRLEERFINYQKVKDSLSDTSKDDYQKFIKPYEMKKRYSK; via the coding sequence ATGATAAGTTATTGTGGTTATAGATGTGATCTCTGTTCAGCGTATAGAAAGAATATCAACAGTAAAGCTGATCAAAGAGATGCTAGTAAAGGCTTGTCTAAATATTATGGGCTTAATATCCCCACAGAAGAGATATATTGTTATGGTTGTTTAAATCAAAATAAGGATTTACGGATAATAGATAAAAGTTGCTCAATAAGCTTATGTGTCTTGGAACAAGGCTTAGATAATTGTTTAGTTTGTGATGATGTTTGTAAAAGGTTAGAAGAAAGATTTATTAATTATCAGAAAGTAAAAGATAGCTTATCAGATACTTCTAAAGATGATTATCAAAAATTTATTAAACCTTATGAGATGAAGAAAAGGTATTCTAAATAA